The proteins below come from a single Miscanthus floridulus cultivar M001 chromosome 1, ASM1932011v1, whole genome shotgun sequence genomic window:
- the LOC136464887 gene encoding dolabradiene monooxygenase-like gives MKDYNVMVLEVGVAMLLIVVVSKLRSLLVTKNKKSKLNLPPGPWTLPLIGSVHHLVSNPVIHRGLGDLSRKHGPLMMLRLGEVPTLVVSSAEEVTKTHDSAFADRHVNATLRRSPSTPRTSPRPRGGGGARLVGSLAASASASAGAGAAVDLTKIISRLINDTCVRESIGSRYEYLDAFDTAIQQTSALTVADLFPSSRLMQMLGTAPRKALACRNRITRILDEIIREKWEAMDRGDKTAAHDGLLGVLLRL, from the exons ATGAAGGACTACAATGTTATGGTCCTCGAGGTGGGCGTGGCCATGCTGCTCATCGTCGTCGTCTCCAAGCTCAGATCTCTGCTCGTCACCAAGAACAAGAAGTCAAAGCTCAACCTTCCCCCGGGGCCATGGACGCTACCGTTGATCGGCAGCGTCCACCACCTGGTGAGCAACCCAGTGATCCATCGGGGGCTGGGCGACCTCTCGCGCAAGCACGGGCCGCTCATGATGCTCCGGCTGGGCGAGGTGCCGACGCTGGTGGTGTCGTCGGCGGAGGAGGTGACGAAGACGCACGACTCCGCGTTCGCCGACCGCCACGTGAACGCCACCCTGCGGCGCTCACCTTCAACGCCACGGACCTCGC CGCGTCcgcgaggaggaggtggcgcgcgGCTCGTGGGGAGCCTCGCCGCGTCCGCGTCTGCGTctgccggcgccggcgctgcGGTGGACCTGACCAAGATTATCTCCAGGCTCATCAACGACACCTGCGTGAGGGAGTCCATCGGCAGTCGGTACGAGTACCTGGACGCCTTCGACACCGCGATCCAGCAGACGTCGGCGCTCACCGTGGCCGACCTCTTCCCGTCGTCGAGGCTGATGCAGATGCTCGGCACGGCTCCACGCAAGGCGCTCGCCTGCCGCAACAGGATCACGCGCATCCTGGACGAGATCATCCGCGAAAAGTGGGAGGCCATGGACCGCGGCGACAAGACGGCAGCGCACGATGGCTTGCTCGGCGTCCTGCTCAGGCTCTAG